A genome region from Clostridium pasteurianum includes the following:
- a CDS encoding FeoC-like transcriptional regulator, producing MMMKILKRLSEGGLYSNKKMAKELGIDESMVEQMISQLERLGYIVKDNMNASSGCDCGSCNSKKRRSCCSGKNNVNIDLWKLTEKGRAAV from the coding sequence ATGATGATGAAAATTTTAAAAAGACTTTCAGAGGGTGGTTTGTACTCAAACAAAAAAATGGCTAAAGAACTTGGAATAGATGAAAGTATGGTAGAGCAAATGATATCTCAACTTGAAAGACTTGGTTATATAGTTAAAGATAATATGAATGCTTCATCAGGCTGTGACTGCGGAAGCTGCAATTCTAAAAAAAGAAGAAGTTGCTGTAGTGGTAAAAATAATGTAAACATAGATTTGTGGAAACTTACTGAAAAAGGTAGGGCAGCTGTATAA
- the feoB gene encoding ferrous iron transport protein B, whose translation MNKNLVIALAGNPNCGKTSLFNELTGSRQHVGNWPGVTVEKKEGKLKFQSRDITVVDLPGTYSLGAYSEDEVVARDFILKEKPDVVINVVDSCNLERNLYLTMQILETGAKVVLALNMMDEAKNKNIEIDVKKLSSAIGIPAVPTVAPKKQGIDELISAAVKLGDSSSNDLYKINYGSEVEKEIKKIEDAFSESAVALEYPTSWTALKLIENDEYVNKYVSEKVETNDVKNKVYNSIETLTKSIGYEPDAFIIDKRYEKISNIVKSSVKKDVVIKETVSDKIDKVITNKWLGIPIFAIIMFGVYQISIGLGNGKLADLVNDLIGQLGTNVDFTLQQMGAPQLLGDFVRDGIFGGVGSVLGFFPMILIMFFFISLLEDSGYMARAAYVMDRLMHAVGLHGKTAVSLIIGSGCNVAGIMSARTLENKKDRMIAILISPFMSCPARLEIYGLFIGAFFANKKIGIFSEGGLIVFILYALGIMVAILMGKFLSSKVFKGENSYFVMELPPYRIPTLKGILIHMWEKSSHFLKKAGTVILVVCIVVWVLTNLPAGAAQDKTILARLGALIAPIFKPAGFGTWQAGVALITGFAAKEAVVGTFGTIYGVDEGVHLFHAIQNTFTPLTAMSFMVMCLLYVPCVATIGAIKSETNSSKWAWGAVAYTCAIGWICAVIVYQVGRLMGFV comes from the coding sequence ATGAATAAAAATTTAGTAATTGCTTTAGCTGGTAATCCAAACTGTGGTAAAACTAGCTTGTTTAATGAACTTACAGGGTCAAGGCAGCATGTAGGTAACTGGCCTGGTGTTACAGTTGAGAAGAAAGAGGGAAAATTAAAGTTTCAAAGTAGAGATATAACGGTAGTTGATCTGCCAGGGACGTACAGCTTAGGCGCATATTCAGAAGATGAAGTTGTAGCCCGTGATTTTATACTTAAGGAAAAACCGGATGTGGTTATAAATGTTGTGGATTCCTGCAATCTTGAAAGAAATTTATATCTCACTATGCAGATTCTTGAAACTGGGGCTAAGGTCGTTTTAGCACTAAACATGATGGATGAAGCTAAAAATAAGAACATAGAAATAGATGTTAAAAAGTTATCATCAGCTATTGGAATTCCAGCAGTTCCAACAGTAGCACCAAAGAAACAGGGAATAGATGAACTTATAAGTGCAGCAGTTAAACTTGGAGATTCTTCTAGTAATGATTTATATAAAATTAATTATGGCTCTGAAGTTGAAAAAGAGATTAAAAAAATTGAGGACGCCTTTTCAGAAAGTGCTGTGGCACTCGAGTATCCAACTTCATGGACAGCATTAAAGCTTATAGAAAATGATGAATATGTAAATAAGTATGTAAGTGAAAAAGTAGAAACTAATGATGTAAAAAATAAAGTTTATAATAGTATAGAAACACTTACTAAGTCTATTGGTTATGAGCCAGATGCTTTTATAATTGATAAGAGATATGAAAAAATAAGCAATATAGTTAAAAGCAGTGTGAAAAAAGATGTTGTTATTAAAGAGACTGTTTCGGATAAAATAGATAAAGTGATAACTAATAAATGGCTTGGAATACCAATATTTGCAATTATAATGTTTGGAGTTTATCAGATTTCCATAGGTTTAGGTAATGGAAAACTTGCGGATTTAGTTAATGATTTAATAGGACAGCTTGGAACTAATGTGGATTTTACACTTCAGCAAATGGGAGCACCACAGCTTTTAGGTGATTTTGTACGTGATGGTATTTTTGGTGGTGTCGGTTCAGTTCTTGGATTTTTCCCTATGATTCTCATAATGTTCTTTTTCATTTCACTTCTTGAAGACAGCGGATACATGGCAAGAGCAGCATACGTAATGGACAGACTTATGCATGCAGTTGGACTTCATGGTAAAACAGCAGTATCACTTATAATTGGATCAGGCTGTAATGTTGCGGGAATAATGTCAGCAAGAACACTTGAAAATAAAAAGGATAGAATGATAGCTATTTTAATAAGTCCTTTTATGTCGTGTCCGGCAAGGCTTGAAATTTATGGATTATTTATTGGAGCATTCTTTGCAAATAAAAAAATAGGTATATTCAGTGAAGGTGGACTTATAGTATTTATACTTTATGCTTTAGGTATTATGGTTGCAATATTAATGGGTAAATTTCTCAGCTCAAAAGTATTTAAAGGCGAAAATTCTTATTTTGTTATGGAGCTACCTCCTTATCGTATACCAACGCTTAAAGGAATTTTAATTCACATGTGGGAAAAATCAAGTCACTTCTTAAAGAAGGCAGGAACAGTTATTTTAGTTGTGTGTATAGTTGTCTGGGTACTTACTAATTTACCAGCAGGAGCAGCACAGGATAAAACAATATTAGCAAGGCTTGGAGCATTAATAGCACCTATATTTAAACCAGCAGGCTTTGGAACATGGCAGGCAGGAGTTGCACTTATAACAGGATTTGCAGCTAAGGAAGCTGTTGTTGGTACTTTTGGAACAATTTACGGTGTTGACGAAGGAGTACATCTTTTCCATGCAATACAAAATACATTTACTCCACTTACAGCAATGTCATTTATGGTAATGTGTCTTTTATATGTTCCATGCGTTGCAACTATAGGAGCAATAAAGAGTGAAACTAACTCAAGCAAATGGGCATGGGGAGCAGTAGCATATACCTGTGCAATTGGATGGATATGTGCAGTAATAGTATATCAGGTAGGAAGACTTATGGGATTTGTTTAA
- a CDS encoding FeoA family protein: protein MNEKSMPLNAVSMGSSAEIKDVVGGENMCKKLMEMGLSKGTIIKIMNNDIGHLVIKLGETRLVLGRSMAQKVMVREV from the coding sequence ATGAATGAAAAAAGTATGCCGTTAAATGCAGTTTCTATGGGGAGCAGTGCAGAAATAAAAGATGTAGTTGGAGGAGAAAACATGTGCAAAAAATTAATGGAAATGGGACTTAGTAAAGGAACCATAATTAAGATAATGAATAATGACATAGGTCATTTAGTAATAAAGCTTGGTGAAACAAGACTTGTACTTGGAAGGTCAATGGCACAAAAGGTTATGGTTAGAGAAGTTTAG
- the rpsA gene encoding 30S ribosomal protein S1, producing MAEDNKVSMNEFMDEIENSMKTVKAGEIVKGKVVSVSQEGAVINIGYMSDALLPKSEMSSTEDVNPSEVLKENDEIYLYIMKMNDGEGNVLVSKKIADKIKALDELESAFKKGEVIDVTISEAVKGGVVGYIDGIRVFMPASQISVSYVENLNSFVNKIVKAKVIEFEKEKERIIVSGKKVEEEELKVKKDELWSSIKVGEKREGVVVRLTNFGAFVDLGGVDGLIHLSELSWKRVKKASDVVNVGDKVEVYVLEADKEKGRISLSLKDVSEDPWNNVNSEFKVGNIVEGTVCKIVDFGAFVEIADGVEGLVHISQISEDKILKVSDVLKVGDKVKVKILDIDSEKDRISLSIKEAAEKPQVDFEKYVDKGQANTSLADLLKDFKFEK from the coding sequence ATGGCAGAAGATAATAAGGTTTCAATGAATGAATTTATGGATGAAATTGAAAATTCAATGAAGACTGTAAAAGCAGGTGAAATTGTAAAAGGTAAGGTTGTATCTGTATCTCAAGAGGGTGCTGTAATAAATATAGGATACATGTCAGATGCATTGTTACCTAAAAGTGAAATGAGCAGTACTGAGGATGTTAATCCTAGTGAAGTTTTGAAGGAAAATGATGAAATATATTTGTACATAATGAAAATGAATGATGGAGAAGGAAATGTACTTGTATCCAAGAAAATTGCAGATAAAATAAAGGCTCTAGATGAACTCGAAAGTGCATTTAAAAAAGGTGAAGTTATAGATGTAACTATATCTGAAGCTGTAAAAGGTGGAGTTGTAGGATACATAGATGGAATAAGAGTGTTTATGCCAGCGTCCCAAATTTCAGTATCTTATGTTGAAAATTTAAATTCCTTTGTTAATAAGATAGTTAAAGCAAAAGTTATTGAATTTGAAAAGGAAAAAGAGAGAATAATAGTATCTGGCAAAAAAGTTGAAGAAGAAGAACTTAAAGTTAAAAAAGATGAGTTATGGAGCAGCATAAAAGTTGGAGAAAAAAGAGAAGGAGTTGTAGTTAGACTTACTAATTTTGGTGCTTTTGTTGACTTAGGAGGAGTAGATGGACTTATACATCTTTCAGAATTATCTTGGAAGAGAGTTAAGAAGGCCTCAGATGTAGTAAATGTTGGAGATAAGGTTGAAGTTTATGTACTAGAAGCCGATAAGGAAAAAGGTAGAATATCACTTTCGTTAAAAGATGTAAGTGAAGATCCATGGAATAATGTAAATAGTGAATTTAAAGTAGGAAATATAGTAGAAGGAACAGTATGTAAAATTGTAGATTTTGGAGCTTTTGTTGAAATTGCAGATGGTGTTGAAGGACTTGTTCATATATCTCAAATATCAGAAGATAAAATTTTAAAGGTTTCTGATGTATTAAAGGTAGGAGACAAAGTTAAAGTAAAGATTTTAGACATTGATAGTGAAAAAGATAGAATAAGTTTAAGTATAAAAGAAGCAGCAGAAAAACCTCAAGTTGATTTTGAAAAGTATGTAGATAAAGGTCAGGCAAATACAAGCTTAGCAGATTTATTAAAAGACTTTAAATTTGAAAAATAA
- a CDS encoding flavodoxin — protein sequence MKKISIIYWSGTGNTEAMAKGIKDGAEGQNTVVKLISVGDASIEDVSDADLIAFGCPAMGAEQLEESQMEPFIESASEAVKGKNIVLFGSYGWGGGDWMTNWEKQMEGFGANLVQESLIINNEPDDSSIENCQKLGATLSEK from the coding sequence ATGAAAAAAATATCAATAATTTATTGGAGTGGTACAGGAAATACGGAAGCTATGGCAAAAGGAATAAAAGATGGAGCAGAGGGACAAAATACAGTTGTAAAACTTATTAGCGTAGGTGATGCATCAATTGAGGATGTATCAGATGCTGATTTAATAGCTTTTGGTTGCCCCGCTATGGGTGCTGAACAGCTTGAGGAATCTCAAATGGAACCATTTATAGAATCTGCTTCTGAGGCTGTTAAAGGAAAGAATATTGTTTTATTTGGCTCATACGGTTGGGGCGGCGGTGATTGGATGACTAACTGGGAAAAACAAATGGAGGGTTTTGGAGCAAATCTTGTTCAGGAAAGCCTGATAATAAATAATGAACCAGATGACAGCAGTATAGAAAATTGCCAGAAGTTAGGTGCGACATTATCAGAAAAATAA
- a CDS encoding P1 family peptidase produces the protein MKEISFDEIEGIRIGNAQNLDGPTGCTVVICDDGAPAGVDVRGGSPGTRETDLLNPVNLVDRIHAVVLAGGSAFGLDAAGGVMQYLEEKNIGFDVQVTKVPIVCSAVLFDLGIGNYKIRPDKNMGYEACKNSEINKCKEGNVGAGAGATVGKISGKAEYSMKGGLGCYALQAGELKVGACVAVNCLGDVVDPRSGKIIAGALNKDKKTFACTEDIMVKSYAEKKNLFSGNTTIGVVVTNGKFNKSEMNKIASMAHDGYARTMRPAHSMFDGDTIFTMATGKVDADMSVVGFLSAKVMEEAVLRAVRNAKTMFGYKSLNDL, from the coding sequence ATGAAGGAGATATCATTTGACGAAATTGAGGGTATAAGAATAGGAAATGCTCAAAATTTAGATGGTCCAACAGGATGTACTGTAGTAATCTGTGATGATGGAGCTCCCGCTGGAGTCGATGTAAGAGGAGGTTCTCCGGGGACAAGAGAAACGGATTTACTCAATCCTGTAAATCTTGTGGATAGAATTCATGCTGTAGTATTAGCTGGAGGAAGTGCCTTTGGACTTGATGCAGCAGGTGGAGTTATGCAGTATTTAGAGGAAAAAAATATTGGATTTGATGTACAGGTTACTAAAGTTCCAATTGTTTGTTCAGCAGTTTTATTTGATCTTGGTATTGGAAATTATAAAATAAGACCAGATAAAAATATGGGTTACGAAGCATGTAAAAATTCAGAGATAAATAAATGCAAAGAAGGCAATGTAGGTGCAGGCGCAGGTGCCACTGTTGGAAAAATATCTGGAAAAGCAGAATATTCAATGAAAGGTGGACTTGGATGTTATGCACTTCAGGCTGGTGAACTTAAAGTTGGTGCATGTGTAGCAGTAAATTGCCTTGGAGATGTAGTAGATCCACGTTCAGGAAAAATAATAGCAGGTGCCTTAAACAAGGATAAAAAAACTTTTGCATGTACAGAAGATATAATGGTAAAAAGCTATGCTGAAAAGAAAAATTTATTTAGTGGAAATACTACAATTGGAGTAGTAGTTACAAATGGAAAATTTAACAAGAGTGAAATGAATAAGATTGCTTCAATGGCTCATGATGGTTATGCAAGAACTATGAGACCAGCACATTCCATGTTTGATGGCGATACCATATTTACTATGGCAACTGGGAAAGTTGATGCAGATATGTCTGTAGTCGGATTTCTATCAGCTAAGGTAATGGAAGAAGCAGTGCTTAGGGCAGTGAGAAATGCTAAAACAATGTTTGGATATAAATCATTAAATGATTTGTAA
- a CDS encoding FeoA family protein yields the protein MSNGIGLNEVEIKSRVKVVGILPESKVRRKIMDMGIVRGTEILVAGKAPMGDPIELQLRGYNLSLRKNEAKDILVELI from the coding sequence ATGTCAAATGGTATAGGCTTAAATGAAGTTGAAATTAAATCAAGAGTCAAGGTGGTAGGAATATTACCTGAAAGCAAAGTTAGAAGAAAAATTATGGACATGGGAATTGTCAGGGGAACAGAAATTCTTGTGGCAGGAAAAGCACCTATGGGTGACCCTATAGAACTTCAACTTAGAGGGTACAATTTAAGCTTGAGAAAGAATGAAGCAAAGGATATTTTAGTAGAGTTAATATAA
- a CDS encoding DUF3793 family protein: protein MSREQVTKFFNIVNEYDDFEYLLYIIICNCGPTLKKQKIASLVTFSNDKRKLNLIWNKYKDRLRKKLGVSFFELRRDKRNIVVLFYNYEMMEIHIKDKQNIVFLNRFGYKSEMNVNQCLCHLKRRFEKICPHEIGVFLGYPIEDVISFMDCNDTECKMVGYWKVYHNVEKAKVIFNNYDSIKESIIELILKGYKPTELMSLC from the coding sequence GTGAGTAGGGAACAAGTAACTAAATTTTTTAATATTGTTAATGAGTATGATGATTTTGAATACTTATTGTATATAATAATATGTAATTGTGGACCAACTTTAAAGAAACAAAAAATAGCCTCTCTAGTTACTTTTAGTAATGATAAAAGAAAATTAAATTTAATATGGAATAAATATAAGGATAGATTAAGAAAGAAGCTAGGTGTCAGTTTCTTTGAATTACGTAGGGATAAAAGAAATATAGTGGTATTATTTTACAACTATGAGATGATGGAAATACATATAAAGGATAAGCAAAATATTGTCTTTTTAAATAGGTTTGGGTATAAAAGTGAAATGAATGTTAATCAGTGTTTATGCCATTTGAAAAGAAGATTTGAAAAAATATGTCCACATGAAATTGGAGTATTTTTAGGATATCCCATAGAGGATGTAATATCTTTTATGGATTGTAATGATACAGAGTGCAAAATGGTAGGATATTGGAAAGTTTATCATAATGTAGAGAAAGCTAAAGTGATTTTTAATAATTATGATTCAATAAAGGAAAGTATAATTGAACTTATTCTTAAGGGATATAAGCCTACTGAATTGATGTCATTATGTTGA
- a CDS encoding DUF2325 domain-containing protein, translated as MSVLVVGGDKIGNIEDKLAQNGFSDVFHITGRKRGDRKIKIPNQIDLVLVLVDYVEHPLMNIIKKETRRQGIKLVFSKRAWSHIKNKINQED; from the coding sequence ATGAGTGTTTTAGTTGTTGGAGGAGATAAAATTGGAAATATCGAAGACAAATTAGCTCAAAATGGATTCTCTGATGTATTTCATATAACAGGAAGAAAACGTGGAGATAGAAAAATAAAAATACCAAATCAAATAGATTTAGTTTTGGTTTTAGTGGATTATGTAGAGCATCCACTTATGAATATTATAAAAAAAGAAACAAGAAGACAAGGGATAAAGCTTGTTTTTTCTAAACGGGCTTGGTCACATATAAAAAATAAAATAAATCAGGAGGATTAA